One Coffea arabica cultivar ET-39 chromosome 5e, Coffea Arabica ET-39 HiFi, whole genome shotgun sequence DNA segment encodes these proteins:
- the LOC113688486 gene encoding protein NUCLEAR FUSION DEFECTIVE 4-like — MVEAELKGAMDWKNTGAFVLHLLTSRWFMVFATLLIMSMSGATYMFGIYSGDIKSSLGYDQTTLNLISFFKDVGANIGIVAGLVNEVAPPWLVLSCGAIMNFFGYFMIWLVVTHRIAKPPVWQIYLYICIGANSQTFAGVVALVSCVKNCPESRGVVLGILKGFIGLSGAIITQLYLAFYGHNSKALILLVAWLPAAVSILFLRTIRIMKVVQQANEHRIFQNFLYSSLSLAGFLMIMIIMQNWLSFTRFEYAASGSVVLLLLIFTNFLVVVREEFDLWKSKKQVLDDHPPSMVELTPVEAVPKPQNHEVQVSCFSNMFTQPKRGEDHTILQGIFNIDMLILFTVSAFGIGGTLVAIDNLGQIGKSLGYQTKTIATFVTLVSIWNYLGRVAAGFASEILLAKYKFPRPLMMALVLLVSCAGHLLIAFGVPNSLYLASLIVGFCFGAQWTLIFSIVSELYGLKYYSTLISIAAGATPLGNYVLNVRVAGHLYDMEALNQMTAKGLTRKEGEGLTCSGVECYKLSFLIVTAATFFGSVLSLLLSYRTRNFYKGDIYQKFRDQAQVADAEKLSVTNGPHS, encoded by the coding sequence ATGGTGGAGGCTGAGTTGAAGGGAGCAATGGATTGGAAAAACACGGGTGCCTTTGTCCTCCATCTGCTCACTAGCCGATGGTTCATGGTCTTTGCAACCCTACTGATCATGTCCATGTCTGGAGCTACTTACATGTTTGGCATCTACTCAGGGGACATCAAATCATCCCTAGGCTATGACCAAACAACCCTGAACTTGATAAGCTTCTTCAAGGACGTGGGAGCAAATATTGGAATTGTTGCAGGGCTTGTTAATGAGGTTGCACCACCTTGGTTAGTCCTCTCATGTGGAGCAATCATGAACTTTTTTGGGTACTTCATGATATGGCTGGTGGTCACACACCGAATAGCGAAACCTCCAGTTTGGCAGATATATTTATACATATGCATTGGTGCCAATTCTCAAACATTTGCAGGCGTTGTTGCATTAGTTTCATGTGTCAAGAACTGCCCAGAAAGTCGAGGTGTTGTTCTAGGCATCTTAAAGGGATTTATTGGCCTTAGTGGAGCAATTATCACACAGCTCTATCTTGCTTTTTATGGGCATAATTCCAAAGCTCTCATCTTACTTGTTGCCTGGCTTCCAGCAGCTGTTTCAATCTTGTTTCTGCGCACAATTCGCATCATGAAGGTTGTTCAACAAGCGAATGAGCACAGGATATTCCAAAATTTTCTCTACTCTTCGCTTAGCCTTGCTGGATTTCTAATGATTATGATTATCATGCAAAACTGGCTCTCCTTCACTAGGTTCGAGTATGCGGCAAGTGGTTCTGTTGTGCTTCTTTTGCTAATCTTCACCAACTTCCTGGTTGTTGTTAGAGAAGAATTTGATCTTTGGAAGAGCAAGAAACAAGTGTTAGATGATCATCCACCCTCGATGGTTGAATTAACACCTGTTGAAGCTGTCCCAAAACCGCAAAATCATGAAGTGCAAGTTTCTTGCTTTAGTAACATGTTTACGCAACCAAAGAGGGGCGAGGATCATACAATTCTACAAGGAATTTTCAACATTGATATGCTAATTCTATTCACAGTCTCAGCATTTGGGATTGGTGGGACCTTGGTGGCAATTGACAACTTGGGCCAAATTGGAAAGTCCTTAGGATATCAAACTAAAACTATCGCCACGTTTGTAACACTAGTAAGCATATGGAATTATCTTGGACGTGTGGCAGCAGGATTTGCTTCAGAAATTCTCTTGGCTAAGTACAAATTTCCACGTCCATTGATGATGGCCTTGGTACTTCTTGTATCTTGTGCTGGCCATCTTCTCATCGCTTTCGGGGTCCCTAATTCTCTCTATCTCGCGTCCTTGATTGTGGGCTTTTGCTTCGGAGCTCAATGGACACTGATATTCAGTATAGTGTCAGAATTATATGGGCTCAAGTACTACTCCACCTTGATTAGTATAGCTGCTGGAGCCACTCCATTGGGTAATTACGTGCTTAACGTTAGAGTTGCTGGCCATCTCTACGATATGGAAGCTCTGAATCAAATGACAGCCAAGGGACTCACAAGGAAAGAAGGGGAAGGTTTGACATGCTCTGGCGTGGAGTGTTACAAGCTATCTTTTTTGATAGTAACTGCAGCTACGTTCTTTGGCTCTGTTCTTTCTCTGCTTCTATCTTatagaaccagaaatttctaTAAAGGTGATATTTACCAGAAATTCAGAGATCAAGCCCAAGTGGCAGATGCTGAGAAACTGTCGGTTACAAATGGACCACACAGCTAG